Proteins encoded in a region of the Vicia villosa cultivar HV-30 ecotype Madison, WI linkage group LG5, Vvil1.0, whole genome shotgun sequence genome:
- the LOC131602559 gene encoding U-box domain-containing protein 11-like has product MAGEVAGEFTGDNTPELLCLVHDITGMCAGGGGGGGDSSSVTADVMFRKDCTDLVRRISLLTYLFEEIRELNKVNCSGSSSSGTVSDSEDSWSSDLVVVLQSAKRLLSVAKNFSSNGSSDEAAKTIIFQFQCVTWKLEKLLSSLPYDDLDISEEVKEQVDLVRTQLRRATDKYGFMISKMPSDDLSKPLPQEINQVFGKSLSGLHKQNSCPENLSELGSIPKSNEGKSCSAHGAGSRLERTRSIHASYEVSLSNITAPESQEISRSKNLPEVKKPEAIVIPEDFLCPISLELMRDPVIVATGQTYERSYIQRWIDCGNTTCPKTQQKLQHLTLTPNYVLRSLVSQWCIDHNIEQPTGLTNGKIKKSDGSFRDVTGDIAAIEALVRKLSCRSVDECRAAVAEIRSLSKRSTDNRILIAEVGAIPILVNLLTSEDVMTQENAVTSILNLSIYENNKGLIMLAGAIPSIVQVLRAGTMEARENAAATLFSLSLADENKIIIGASGAISALVELLQNGSPRGKKDAATALFNLCIYQGNKGRAIRAGIITALLKMLTDSSKSMVDEALTIMSVLASHQEAKVSIVKASTIPVLIDLLRTGLPRNKENAAAILLALCKRDTDNFSCISRLGAVIPLTELARTGTERAKRKATSLLEHLRKLQQL; this is encoded by the exons ATGGCCGGCGAAGTCGCCGGAGAGTTCACCGGAGATAACACACCGGAGCTTCTGTGTTTGGTTCATGATATTACCGGAATGTGTGCCGGAGGTGGTGGAGGTGGAGGCGATTCTTCTTCGGTTACCGCTGATGTGATGTTCAGAAAAGACTGTACAGATCTGGTGCGGCGGATCTCTCTGCTTACTTATTTGTTTGAGGAAATTAGGGAGTTGAATAAGGTGAATTGTTCAGGTTCGAGTTCTTCAGGTACTGTTTCTGATTCGGAGGATTCGTGGTCCTCTGATCTAGTGGTTGTTCTTCAATCTGCTAAACGATTGTTATCTGTAGCGAAGAATTTTAGCTCTAATGGCTCTTCT GATGAAGCTGCAAAGACGATTATCTTCCAATTTCAGTGTGTGACGTGGAAATTGGAAAAACTATTGAGCAGTTTACCCTATGATGATTTAGACATCTCAGAGGAAGTCAAAGAACAG gTGGATTTGGTGAGAACACAGTTGAGACGAGCCACGGATAAATATGGGTTTATGATTTCTAAAATGCCGTCTGATGACTTATCCAAGCCCCTGCCTCAAGAAATCAATCAAGTATTTGGCAAATCTTTGAGTGGATTGCATAAACAGAACAGTTGTCCTGAAAATCTATCAGAACTAGGTAGCATTCCTAAAAGCAATGAAGGGAAAAGCTGCAGTGCACATGGGGCAGGATCTCGATTGGAAAGAACAAGGAGCATCCATGCCTCTTATGAAGTTTCTTTATCGAATATAACTGCACCTGAAAGTCAAGAAATTTCTCGGAGCAAGAATCTACCTGAAGTTAAAAAGCCTGAAGCAATTGTAATTCCTGAAGATTTTCTTTGCCCTATTTCATTGGAACTTATGAGAGATCCTGTTATTGTGGCTACTGGTCAG ACATATGAGAGATCTTATATACAGAGATGGATTGATTGTGGAAATACAACGTGTCCAAAAACTCAGCAGAAGCTCCAACATTTGACCCTTACACCAAATTATGTTCTAAGGAGCCTTGTTTCTCAGTGGTGTATAGATCATAACATTGAGCAACCAACGGGACTAACCaatggaaaaataaaaaagagtgaTGGATCGTTCAGAGATGTTACAGGTGACATAGCAGCAATTGAAGCTCTGGTCCGGAAGCTCTCCTGCAGGTCCGTTGACGAGTGTAGAGCAGCTGTTGCTGAAATTCGTTCACTATCCAAAAGAAGCACCGACAATAGGATACTAATTGCTGAAGTTGGAGCAATTCCAATTCTGGTCAACCTTTTAACTTCAGAAGATGTAATGACACAAGAAAACGCGGTTACTTCAATTCTCAACCTTTCTATATATGAAAACAACAAAGGACTTATAATGCTTGCTGGTGCAATTCCATCCATTGTCCAAGTCCTCCGAGCTGGAACCATGGAAGCAAGAGAAAACGCGGCAGCAACTCTTTTTAGCTTGTCACTTGCGGACgagaacaaaataataattggagcCTCTGGAGCTATATCAGCTTTGGTAGAATTGCTCCAAAACGGAAGCCCTCGAGGGAAGAAGGATGCAGCAACAGCATTGTTCAATTTATGTATATATCAAGGGAACAAGGGCAGAGCCATAAGGGCAGGAATCATCACAGCACTGCTGAAGATGCTCACAGATTCAAGCAAATCAATGGTTGACGAAGCTCTAACAATAATGTCAGTTCTTGCCAGCCACCAAGAGGCCAAGGTTTCCATCGTAAAAGCCAGCACTATACCAGTTTTAATAGATCTTTTGAGAACCGGATTGCCCCGCAACAAAGAGAATGCAGCTGCCATTTTACTTGCTCTGTGCAAGAGGGATACTGATAATTTTTCCTGTATAAGTCGACTTGGTGCTGTTATCCCTCTGACCGAACTTGCTCGAACTGGTACAGAGAGAGCCAAACGGAAGGCTACTTCATTACTCGAGCATCTTCGTAAGTTACAACAGCTTTGA